From the Oceanobacillus kimchii X50 genome, the window ATAAACTGCTTCGTAAGTTCAATTACTTGTGGATCAGAATTATATAATTTGGCAACAATATCATCAAATGTATATAAAATTATACCTGCAAATATAGCAATTAATAATCCTCCAACAATCCCCATATACGTGTAACTTTTAGCATCTTGTAATCGTTTAGCACCAACTTCAAATCCGACTGCAATGGTCAATGCCATACCAACACTTAATGGCAACATATATAATAAACCAGCAAAGTTCATAGCAGCTTGGTGAGCGGCAATGGTATTTGTGTTATATTCACTCATCAACAGCGTAACAGCTGAGAAAATACTTGTCTCAAAGAATATGGCTAATCCAATTGGTAGCCCGATTTTTAGTTGGTCCCACCAGTAAGAAAGTGTAGGGGGTAATACTTTTTGAAATATTTTATAACTACGAAATGGGTAGACACGATGAATCATAAATATCGAAATTCCACTTATAATCCAATAAGTTAGGCTTGTTGCTATACCTGCACCAACTCCACCGAATGCTGGAATACCAAATTTACCAAATATTAATATATAATTTAAAATTACATTGATTGGTAATGATATAAGGATAATGATCATAGAAGAACGTGTTTGTCCTAGTCCATCCATAAAACTACGAATAGTATGAAATAAAAATAAAGGTACTATCCCAGACCCTAAAGTAATCAAGTAGTATTTAGCTATATGTTGTACTTCTTTTTCTAAACTCATCGCTTGTAAAATTGGATCTAATGCCAATCCACCAATTAATATAATAATTACGGATAATGCAATAGATAAATACATACCTTGTTGAATTACGTGTGGAATATCTTGCTTGTTTTTAGCTCCAATCAAATGTGCAATAATAGGGGTTATCGATAAGACAATTCCATTGATCCCAGTTAAGATTGGTACCCATAGGCTTGAACCAATTGCAACGCCCGCCAGGTCGCTGGCACTAAATTGTCCAGACATCATTGTGTCAAAGAAACTCATTAGATTTATACTTACTTGTGTGATTAATATTGGCAGTAAAATAATAATAAAAAGCTTAATTTTATCTCTTAATGTTGTTGTTTGGTACATATGCAATTCTTCTTCCTTTTTAATTTCCTTATTATTATAACGTAATTATATAGTGCATTGACTATTATACGCTGATATAATGTGTTGGGAAAGGAATGAGTTCCATGAAAAATTATAAACGAATTTTATTTACAGGTGGCGGCACAGCAGGACATGTTATCGTTAATTTAGCACTTATACCTTACTATCAAGATCGAGGTTGGGAAATTGATTACATTGGCTCTTACAACGGAATAGAAAGAGATTTAATTTCTCCATTAGATGGGGTGACTTATTACCCAATATCTACAGGGAAATTACGAAGATATATGTCCAAAGAAAATTTCAAGGACCCGTTTAAAGTACTTAAAGGTACTATGCAAGCATATCGCATAATTGGTAAACGTAAACCATCGATTGTATTTTCAAAGGGTGGGTTTGTGTCTGTACCCGTAGTTGCAGCTGCAAAACTTAGAGGTGTACCATCGATTATTCATGAATCAGATTATACTCCAGGTTTAGCTAATAAATTATCAATTCCTTTTACTAAAAGAGTATTGGCTACTTTTCAAGAAACCATGCAATTTTTGCCGGAAAATAAAGCTTCTTATGTAGGAGCAGTTATTCGAGATGAATTATTTACAGGAAATCGTGAAATTGGATTAAAGATTAGTAGTCTAAAAGGGAGTAAACCAGTTTTACTCGTTATGGGAGGAAGTGGTGGATCTGAAAAAATTAATCAGACTATTCGCCAGTCCTTAACTAAACTATTAGATGAATTCGAAATTATTCATATATGTGGTAAAGGGAAGGTTGATCATTCCTTACAAATGGATGGCTATGTTCAGTTTGAATATATTAATGATCAATTGAAAGATATATTTGCTGCAACCGATCTAGTCGTCTCTCGAGCGGGTTCTAATGCTATTTTTGAGTTTTTAGCATTACGTTTGCCGATGTTACTTATTCCTTTATCGAAAGAGGCTAGTCGAGGAGATCAAATTATAAATGCGAATTCTTTTAAAGAAAAGAACTATGCTAGAGTATTGCAGGAAGAAGAACTTACTGAACAAACATTAGTAGAACATCTTTTAGAACTGAGTAAAGCTGCACCTGTTATTCGAGATGAAATGAAAAAATATAAAAGTGAGCAATCGCTCCTATCAGTAACTGAAATTATCGATGATGTCATGAAATAAAAGGATTTAGGTTTTTTTCATGCTTAAAATTAGATGCTGTTAAAATCCCTCCTTCTAGGAGGGATTTTTAAGGTGTGCTTTTCTTATTCTAGAATTTATAACTTTCCTCGTACATGCTACTCTAAGTTACATAATTGTACCGTAGTTTTCGATATCAATATCAATATTAAAATCCACCTGAATGTCAGGCAAAATCTCTTTCCATTCTTCATCAGTAAGAAGTCCACTTGGTTTATTTATTCTATAGTAACGGCCGAAGCCAATAGGATCGATTAAATGTTCTTTTGATTTATCTAATATACCGTTTAATAGGGACACAAGCTTTTTTTCTATTTCAGCTTCTAGACGATGGATAGTTTTCTCTTCACTAAATGCCATTATTATTGAAGTTTCATTGATGTCTGCTCGAATTTTCGTGTTCACCTCAAAAAGAGGCTGGTTTATATCAAGTAGCTTGATATTACTTTTCCCTTTAACTACTGTTAATTCTACAGTAAGTTCACTTTTATCTGAACCATCTGGGTGATAGATTGAATCAACAAAAGGTTCAATAGGGACAGTAATTTCGAGTGGGGTATTCTTAATGGTCGTCTTCAATGTATTTAATATAGTTGCTTCTGTCATATCTCCCGAAGCCACAATTCTGTCTTTTTGAAAATATCCAATTCCAATTAGATTTGGGCGTCCGTCCATCGTATCAAGTAATGGTAATACCGGATCATGTCCTGGTGTTCCATAAGTATTGGAAAAAGTATATAATGAAGCACTAGGTAATGTTCCTTCGTCGACTTCTTTATTAATGAGGCTTTCGAGAAAGTTTCCAATATCAATATTTGTCTTATTTTCTTCAGTGAGAATATTTTTTGCGCTTTCTGTGCTAATAGCAATATTCATTGTATCTGATACCCTTGAATCACGAACAAGTCCATTCATGAAATGAAGTATCCCTCTTTCAGCTGTTTCATATCCATATATTTCTGTGTTTATCTGTCCTGGACTGGCTCTAAAGTTGATATTATTTGCTGCTGTTTCTCTAGCTCCCTTTAATGTTCTACCTACTCCAGATACAGTAGTGAAATTCTGGGGAGTCTGTTGGTCAAAACGATATACTAATAAAGTGGTTTCAATATCACCATTATCTAATCGGTCAACTCCACGTGCATTGATAACAGCTAGACTTTCTAATTCTTGTGTTGGAGGAATACAGGAAGCTAAAAAAATAACACAGGTTGGTAAAAGAAACAGTATTTTTTTCATGCTTTTATCCTCCTGTTTTTCTTTCTCAAATGTGATTTTATAAGAACGATAGGTAGTAATACCAATGGATAAACAAATATTAGCCAAAACCCTAATTGAGAGGAGAAATTAATAACCCGTTGAATAGAGTAATGGTCTGTTACCATAATTGAACCAATCAGAATAAGGATAGAACTAATATAGAGCGTCGCTTTTTGCGGTATACGGTACAATCGCTTTAATCCAAATGTGATTGCCCACATCAGTAACATCATATTTGGAACAAGTACCATAATCCATTCTGCCACGAGAATAAAATCAAAACGTTCTATAAAGGTAATGTTTGCAATTTTGAATAATGCCAGTAAAGACCAATCTCTGCGTAATAGTTGTTCAGCACTAAAAAATCCTATTGCAATCATTGTGGTGATCAATAAAACCATAGTCGTCCAAACTGCAGAGATAAGACTTGTTTTTAATACGGTTTTCTTGTTTTCCAAAAAAGGAAAGATTAACAACAAAATTTCAAATCCAATATATGAATAGGTAGTAGCTCTTGCTCCTTCTAATAGTTCAGGCAACGATGCTTGAAATAAAGGTAAATAATGTGTGTAATCGAGATGAACGGTTGCAGGTATTAATAGGAGCAATAACCAAATTGAACTGAAGAAAAATACAAATGTGACTCCGACAATTACTTTAAGTCCCCCTAGTACACCGGTAATCATTAAAACTGCTAATAGTAATCCAGTTACAAAAGGATGTAAAGTTGGAAACATAAACACACGTATAATTTGAGCATACGTAATTACGATGGTGAAAAGTGCGATAGCAAAATGGATAATAAAAATAGTACCTAAAAACTTACCAATCCATTTTCCAAATATATCGACTTGTATTCCCAAAATATCAGCATTTGAGTATTGTCTTAAAATAATCACCATAACGTACATAATAATGAATAGATATACAAGCCCTATTAGTAGAGAAATCCAAGCATCCTGTCTAGCGTGCTCATACAAAATTTGCGGAAGACCTAATAACCCTACGCCAATCTGGATAAAGGTAATAATAAAGAACAAGTAGTATGTATTTATTTTTAAATTTGGTTTAACTCTTACGTTAATATCCACTTTATCACCTACTCGTCTATATCTTTCTTTAATCCTTTTTTAATTTTTTTAAAACGATATTTGTCCTTTGGTCGATAAGAAATAAATCTTTCTTGTTGCATGTCTGGTTTACTGCGAAATAGTGATTTATTAAAATCTTTCCATCGAAATGGATAAACAGGGGAGAAATAAGGTCTACCTAATGATGTTAGCTTTATTAAATGTATGAGTAGGATACTAGTACAAAACACGATTCCAATTAATCCAAGTAATCCTGCGAAAATAATCATTGGAAAGCGGATGATTCGTGCAGTAGTACCCATAATATAGTTAGGTGTGGTAAATGAAGCCAGAGCACTTAATGCAACAATAATAACTAGTACATTACTTGTGATTCCTGCTTCTACAGCAGCTGTTCCAATTACTACACCACCTACGATACCGATAGTTTGACCAACTTTAGTTGGAAGCCGGGCACCGGCCTCTCTCAATAGTTCAATCATTAATTCTAAGAATAAAGCCTCAAATATAGGTGGAAAAGGTACTGCAGCACGTGATTCTCCCAAAGTAATTAGTACTGGTGTTGGCACAATTTCATAATGAAATGTAACTGCGGCAACGTATAAAGGTGTAAGCAGTGTCGATATGAAGAAGGATATAAACCTTAAGATACGAATGAAGGAGGCGCTGTTCCAACGCATATAGATATCTTCTGTTGACTCAAAAAAACTAAAAAATGTAGAGGGAGCAATAATCGCATTTGGACTATTTTCAGATAATACACCAATTTTTCCACGAGACAAGTTATAAATTAATCGGTCTGGTAATTCTGTAATTAGAAATTGTGGAAATACAGTTGTAGAATTATCCTCTAAATATTGAGTAAGTACGGATGTATCATCTATGAAATCTACTTCTAATGCTTTAATTCGTTGTCTAAACGTATTGATATCTGTATCATTGGCAATCGATCGTACATAGATAAGCCGAACTTCACGTGGATCTCTTCTTCCAATAATATGCTTTTCCATTACTAAGTCTTTTGATTTTAATCCGTAACGAATAATATTAATATTCGTGGAAAGTGATTCTGTAAAAGCGACCTTTGGACCTAATACGAGAGATTCTGTCTCAGTTGTTTCAAGGTTACGAATAATTTTATTCGGTATAGAATACCCAAGTACACTGTTTTCAGTTTCAAAATATACAAATACATGTCCTTGAATCAAATAATCTAGTATGCTTTCAAAATTGTTGTATTCTCCTCCATCGCTTAGAGGTACTCGCTTTAAAGCTAATTGGTTCGTTAATTGTTCTTCTGTATTTAATAGTGTTTCCAATAAGTAATTTTCCAGTTTCATTTCATCTACTGAAAATTGTATATAGAATACGGCAATTTTCTGCTCTTCATGCTCATAAACGGTAAAGCTAAGATCAGAAGAATATGCATATTGTTTATT encodes:
- a CDS encoding MATE family efflux transporter, with product MYQTTTLRDKIKLFIIILLPILITQVSINLMSFFDTMMSGQFSASDLAGVAIGSSLWVPILTGINGIVLSITPIIAHLIGAKNKQDIPHVIQQGMYLSIALSVIIILIGGLALDPILQAMSLEKEVQHIAKYYLITLGSGIVPLFLFHTIRSFMDGLGQTRSSMIIILISLPINVILNYILIFGKFGIPAFGGVGAGIATSLTYWIISGISIFMIHRVYPFRSYKIFQKVLPPTLSYWWDQLKIGLPIGLAIFFETSIFSAVTLLMSEYNTNTIAAHQAAMNFAGLLYMLPLSVGMALTIAVGFEVGAKRLQDAKSYTYMGIVGGLLIAIFAGIILYTFDDIVAKLYNSDPQVIELTKQFIIFAIFYQLADAIGAPIQGALRGYKDVNMTLVIALISYWIIGLPIGYVLANYTALEPFGYWVGIIVGLSAGAIALLARLLFIQKRSV
- a CDS encoding undecaprenyldiphospho-muramoylpentapeptide beta-N-acetylglucosaminyltransferase encodes the protein MKNYKRILFTGGGTAGHVIVNLALIPYYQDRGWEIDYIGSYNGIERDLISPLDGVTYYPISTGKLRRYMSKENFKDPFKVLKGTMQAYRIIGKRKPSIVFSKGGFVSVPVVAAAKLRGVPSIIHESDYTPGLANKLSIPFTKRVLATFQETMQFLPENKASYVGAVIRDELFTGNREIGLKISSLKGSKPVLLVMGGSGGSEKINQTIRQSLTKLLDEFEIIHICGKGKVDHSLQMDGYVQFEYINDQLKDIFAATDLVVSRAGSNAIFEFLALRLPMLLIPLSKEASRGDQIINANSFKEKNYARVLQEEELTEQTLVEHLLELSKAAPVIRDEMKKYKSEQSLLSVTEIIDDVMK
- a CDS encoding Ger(x)C family spore germination protein, with protein sequence MKKILFLLPTCVIFLASCIPPTQELESLAVINARGVDRLDNGDIETTLLVYRFDQQTPQNFTTVSGVGRTLKGARETAANNINFRASPGQINTEIYGYETAERGILHFMNGLVRDSRVSDTMNIAISTESAKNILTEENKTNIDIGNFLESLINKEVDEGTLPSASLYTFSNTYGTPGHDPVLPLLDTMDGRPNLIGIGYFQKDRIVASGDMTEATILNTLKTTIKNTPLEITVPIEPFVDSIYHPDGSDKSELTVELTVVKGKSNIKLLDINQPLFEVNTKIRADINETSIIMAFSEEKTIHRLEAEIEKKLVSLLNGILDKSKEHLIDPIGFGRYYRINKPSGLLTDEEWKEILPDIQVDFNIDIDIENYGTIM
- a CDS encoding GerAB/ArcD/ProY family transporter, translated to MDINVRVKPNLKINTYYLFFIITFIQIGVGLLGLPQILYEHARQDAWISLLIGLVYLFIIMYVMVIILRQYSNADILGIQVDIFGKWIGKFLGTIFIIHFAIALFTIVITYAQIIRVFMFPTLHPFVTGLLLAVLMITGVLGGLKVIVGVTFVFFFSSIWLLLLLIPATVHLDYTHYLPLFQASLPELLEGARATTYSYIGFEILLLIFPFLENKKTVLKTSLISAVWTTMVLLITTMIAIGFFSAEQLLRRDWSLLALFKIANITFIERFDFILVAEWIMVLVPNMMLLMWAITFGLKRLYRIPQKATLYISSILILIGSIMVTDHYSIQRVINFSSQLGFWLIFVYPLVLLPIVLIKSHLRKKNRRIKA
- a CDS encoding spore germination protein, with translation MKKVGSKKNNPFPLTIEELKKILNKQYAYSSDLSFTVYEHEEQKIAVFYIQFSVDEMKLENYLLETLLNTEEQLTNQLALKRVPLSDGGEYNNFESILDYLIQGHVFVYFETENSVLGYSIPNKIIRNLETTETESLVLGPKVAFTESLSTNINIIRYGLKSKDLVMEKHIIGRRDPREVRLIYVRSIANDTDINTFRQRIKALEVDFIDDTSVLTQYLEDNSTTVFPQFLITELPDRLIYNLSRGKIGVLSENSPNAIIAPSTFFSFFESTEDIYMRWNSASFIRILRFISFFISTLLTPLYVAAVTFHYEIVPTPVLITLGESRAAVPFPPIFEALFLELMIELLREAGARLPTKVGQTIGIVGGVVIGTAAVEAGITSNVLVIIVALSALASFTTPNYIMGTTARIIRFPMIIFAGLLGLIGIVFCTSILLIHLIKLTSLGRPYFSPVYPFRWKDFNKSLFRSKPDMQQERFISYRPKDKYRFKKIKKGLKKDIDE